Genomic window (Mycoplasma leachii PG50):
CAAGATTTAAACCATTTATTTTAGGAACTATTGCTGGAGGAATTGGTGGTTGATTAATTTCTATATTTAATGTTGGATTAAATAATCTAGCTGGTTTAGGTGGAGTTGTAGGATTTTTAGCTTATACTGATAAACTTGTTTTAGCAATTATAATTGATCTAGTATCATTTGTTTTAGGTATTTTAATTACTTATTTATTTTGAAATGAACAACAAGCTGAAGAAATATTATTTAAAGATATTACTAAAGAATTAAAAATTAAAACTGGACATTATAATTCTAAATTACAAACTCTTTTAATAAAACTAAAAATTAAAAAAGAACAAACTAGTGAAAAACAAACTGAGATTATAAAAACATATAAGGATATAGATTTGCTATATAAAGATATTAAAAAATTTTCAAAACAAACTGTTAAATATCAAAAACTAGTTGAAAAATTAAAGAAAATAGAAACTAAAAATTATAAAATTAAAAACAATATTTTAGCTAAAAAACTTGAAGAACAAAAACTTAAATTAGAAAATCAAATTAAAACACAAGAAGATATTATTATTAAAAATTCAAAAATAAACTATACAAAAATTAAAAATTACATTGAGCAATTAGAAAAAATAACTAATAGTAATTTAAAAGATTTTAAAACTAAATATTATAGTGCAATTAATAAAATAACTCTTGATTACAAACTAATTAATTAGAAAGAAATAAAAATGCATAATAAAATTTATATTGTTTCATTAAGTCCATCAATTGACTATATTTTAAAATTTGATAATTTTTTAAAAAATAAAACTAATAGACCTAAAAGTCAATATATGTATGCTGCTGGTAAAGCAATACATATATCTATGCTATTAAATAGATTAAATATAGATAGTGAATTATTAGTATTTACAAACGGTAGTTTTGAAACATTTTTTTATAATGATTTAAAAAAAGAACAAATTAAATATAAAAAATTTAAGTCAAATGGTGATATTAGAATTAATCTTAAAATAATAGATAATGAACAAACTGAATCAAGTAGTTATGCTCCAGAAATTAATATTAATGAACTTAATAAATTAAAAAAATATTTAAATAATGTATTACAAAAAGATGATGTTTTAATATTAACAGGAAGTTTACCAATTAATGCTGATACAAATATTTATGCAGAACTAGTAGAATTAGCTAATCTAAAAAAAGCTTATAGTATTGTTGATTCGTTTGAAGATGTTTTATTAAAAGCAATTGAAAAACAACCATTTTTAATAAAACCAAACAAAGATGAATTAGAAGCTACATTTAACAAAAAACTTGAAAATGATTTTGATATTATTAATCAAGCAAAAATTTTATTACAAAAAGGTTGTAAAAATGTTTTGGTTTCTCTTGGAAAGGATGGGGCTATTTTAGTTACTAGTACAAAAATTTATAAAGCTAGTTTACCTAAATGAGATTATAAAATAGAAAATCTTGCTGGAGCCGGAGATAGTATGATTGCTGGTTTTATAACTAAATACCTACAAACAAATGACTATATAACAGCTTTAAAATTTTCTATAATTTGTGGAAGCGCAACTGCTTTTAGTTATAAAATAGCTTCAAAAGAATTTATTGATAAACTATCTAACTATTTAGATGAAATAGATATTAGAGAGATAAATTAATAATAAAGACTTATGGAAATTAAAAGGAGATTTAATATTAAATCTCCTTTTAATTTTTAGTGGCAGTGTCAAATCAATTAAATCATTTTTTAAATCAAAATTTAAATTATAAGGATTTTTAATATTAGATCAATTATTATTAGTGCTTATAATAAGTGATAAAAACTTGAAATTGTAACCTAGACAATCTTTATAAATTTGTTTATTTAAAGAATCTTCTAATTTAGTTTTTGTAAAAGTGGTTGAAACTTGGATTAAAATTTTATTTTTAGTATCAATTAAATCAAAACCAGAAATATTAGATTTGATTGTATTTGCATTTATTAAAGATCAACCATAAATGTTAAGTATATCTTTTAAAATATTTTCTGAAATTTTATTAGTATCAAAAAGTTTAGCATTATTAAAAGCTTTTATTTCATATTGTAATCTAGTTAATTTATTAATTATGTTATTAATATAGATTTTTGATTGCATCTAATAACTTGAATTGCTTTAATTTAGAACTAATGATTCCTATTAATTATTTTAAAAAATAAAAAAATAGTCTACTTCAAAATAGACTATTTCATAAATTATTAAAAGATATAACTATAATGAGACTTCTTTCTTTTTTTATACATAAGTTTTATATGTTTAACAAGTGTTGTATCTCTTGTTTCAGGATTTTTATTAATTCCATTAATAAAAGAGTTTTTATTTGCAATAATTACTAATTGTTTTCTAGCTCTAGTAATAGCAGTATAGATTAATTTCTTATCAATAAAAGAACTGCTTCTTTTAGGATCTAAAACTAAAATTACTTTTTCAAATTCACTACCTTGAGTTTTATGAACTGTACAAGCATAACATAAAGTTAAATTTTTAAGACTTGCATTGTTTATTGTAGAAAAGATTTTATCATTAAAATTTATTTTTAGTTCATTATTATCTTTATGTATTTTTTGAATAACTCCAATATCACCATTAGATAAATCATTTTCATTTCTTAAATACATAACTTTATCTTTTTGATAATATTCACTATTATTTATTTGTATACATAGTTCAGTATTTTCATCTAACTTTTCTTGTTTAAACCTATCTTTTGAATAATCTTTTATTTCTGTTTTTATATTCGACATTATTATATTCGACATTATTTGTTGATCCAAGTTTTATAACCAACAAATCCACTTATACTAACTAAAACTAAACTATTAATACACTAGTTAAAAATTATTTTATTTTTAATACCATACAACTTTTAATTTTTTTGAGATTCTAAAACTTTTTCAATTTTAAAATTATTAATTTTATTTTTAACTGTGTTTAAATGTTTATTAATTACAAGTTCAGTTGCTTCTAAAATTTATTAGCTTCTTTTTTAATGTTTTCAGCAGATTTATTAATTTTATTAATTTAGTATCAATATGTTTTAAAGCATTATCTAATAAGTTATTTTTAAATTCTTCAAACTCATCTAAAATATCTCGTTTTTCTTTAAACATAATTTCTTGTTGTAATTTATTTAACTTAAGATTTTTATATTTTAGTGCAATAGTTTCTAATACATCTAAAAAGCTAATAAAATACATAGGTATAACAAACATGTCTTTATATTCATTAACTGTTAGTTGTCTAGCCATAATAAAATAACCCTTCTACATAAAAAAATATTTGAACAAACATAATTATTTGTCCAAATATTTTGTCCTAGTTTAATCATCAATATATTTTTTAACTTCATCTTCAAAAGAAGGTATTTTATCATCACCTAGATTATTTTTATTCTCTTTTCTGAAGCCTTGTGCTTTTACAACTTTTTTGACATTTCATTTTTTTAAAGATCATGTAAACGATTTTGCTCTTGCAAACATTCCATTCATACTATTTACGTTTAATGTATTTCATTTAGAAATATCTTGATTAAAAGATTTGGCACCATCAAACATAGCAGACATATCAGTTACTTTTGAAGTGTTTCACTTACCAATATTTTGATTAAATTTTTTTGCATCATAAAAAGCATTAGTCATTTCTGTTACGTTTGAAGTGTTTCATTCAGAAATATCAGTATTAAAGTTTACAGCTCCTTCAAATGCGTTTGTAAGAATTTTTACATTTGATGTATCTCATTTATCGAGGTTAGTTATAGTTTCACTTTTAAGATCTTTAAATGCTTCATAAAATGAATTGATTTTTAATGGTAATGTAACAGGAACTTTTGTTATAGTTTTATTTTCAATATTTAATCGTATATAATCACCATATTTTTTATAACCTAATTGTATTATTTCATTAGAGTCAGTAGATGAATATTTAGTTTTTACTTCATTTTCTAAAACATTTTTTAGAGCAAACGGAATTTCTATGTCAAAATATTTAAGTTTTAAATTATTTTTATTATTACCAAGAGTTAAAGTTTTATTAGCTAGCTTTTTATCTAAAAGTTCTAATTTATCCAAGTCTTTAATACCCTGGTTTTGAGCATAAACTTTAATTTGATCAACAACGTCTTGGAAAGTATGAAAACTACCAAAAGCTTCACTTTGTTGTTCTAAAATATTTTTAATTTTATCAATTGTTTGTTTATTTGGGCTAAAAGTTGGGGTTGGGTTTTTTGGGCTAAAAG
Coding sequences:
- a CDS encoding BspA family leucine-rich repeat surface protein, producing MKNILKFLSVITLIPTTSLLVISCTTQTKETKKTKKPNTEVKKPKNPTPTFSPKNPTPTFSPNKQTIDKIKNILEQQSEAFGSFHTFQDVVDQIKVYAQNQGIKDLDKLELLDKKLANKTLTLGNNKNNLKLKYFDIEIPFALKNVLENEVKTKYSSTDSNEIIQLGYKKYGDYIRLNIENKTITKVPVTLPLKINSFYEAFKDLKSETITNLDKWDTSNVKILTNAFEGAVNFNTDISEWNTSNVTEMTNAFYDAKKFNQNIGKWNTSKVTDMSAMFDGAKSFNQDISKWNTLNVNSMNGMFARAKSFTWSLKKWNVKKVVKAQGFRKENKNNLGDDKIPSFEDEVKKYIDD
- a CDS encoding 1-phosphofructokinase family hexose kinase, giving the protein MHNKIYIVSLSPSIDYILKFDNFLKNKTNRPKSQYMYAAGKAIHISMLLNRLNIDSELLVFTNGSFETFFYNDLKKEQIKYKKFKSNGDIRINLKIIDNEQTESSSYAPEININELNKLKKYLNNVLQKDDVLILTGSLPINADTNIYAELVELANLKKAYSIVDSFEDVLLKAIEKQPFLIKPNKDELEATFNKKLENDFDIINQAKILLQKGCKNVLVSLGKDGAILVTSTKIYKASLPKWDYKIENLAGAGDSMIAGFITKYLQTNDYITALKFSIICGSATAFSYKIASKEFIDKLSNYLDEIDIREIN
- a CDS encoding DUF2130 domain-containing protein; this translates as MARQLTVNEYKDMFVIPMYFISFLDVLETIALKYKNLKLNKLQQEIMFKEKRDILDEFEEFKNNLLDNALKHIDTKLIKLINLLKTLKKKLINFRSNWTCN
- a CDS encoding ATP-dependent DNA helicase, with amino-acid sequence MSNIKTEIKDYSKDRFKQEKLDENTELCIQINNSEYYQKDKVMYLRNENDLSNGDIGVIQKIHKDNNELKINFNDKIFSTINNASLKNLTLCYACTVHKTQGSEFEKVILVLDPKRSSSFIDKKLIYTAITRARKQLVIIANKNSFINGINKNPETRDTTLVKHIKLMYKKRKKSHYSYIF
- a CDS encoding SMEK domain-containing protein, encoding MQSKIYINNIINKLTRLQYEIKAFNNAKLFDTNKISENILKDILNIYGWSLINANTIKSNISGFDLIDTKNKILIQVSTTFTKTKLEDSLNKQIYKDCLGYNFKFLSLIISTNNNWSNIKNPYNLNFDLKNDLIDLTLPLKIKRRFNIKSPFNFHKSLLLIYLSNIYFI